From the genome of Deltaproteobacteria bacterium:
ATGGGCCAGGCTATCACTTAAAATCCGATTAAAGACAAAGATACTTTTGGAGTTATTCTCTCATGGGATCGACATATTTCCTTGACTTATATCAAATTAGCATCTATTCTTCGCCCTCAAAAATGATATTATTAACCATGAGCGAAAGGAGATCGTATGGCAACTGTCAAACAAATTCAGCGCAGTTTGCAGATGGCAAAGAAGAAGCTGGCACGACTTAACAAAGAAGTAACAGCTACAAAAGGGAATATCAAGAAATTAGACTCGGCCCTTAAGAAGGCCAAGGCAGCGGAAAAGGCGGCTAAGGCCCAAGCGAAAAAACCGGCAACCAAGGCCAAGAAGCCGGCGGTCAGGAAAAAAGCAGCTGCCAAACAAAAGGCGGCAGGCAAGAAAGGGTAATCCCTTTTTTGAGCTGCTTTCCTGGAGCCGATCCGTATGGGGGAGAGCACACCCCCTTTGCTGAGGCTTGACTGAGGCAAGCCCTTTGAATCTTGTTTACTGCCTCAAGATCCGGATCGGATTCGCGATCGGTCTGTTTTGAATGCCTTCAAAAGCATTCAGCAGGCTTTTCCCCCATGCGACCAGAGTGGTTAGCGGTCGAGAGGGAACCCCCATTCTCTCAATTGGGCCGCCATGGTCGACCGGTGACTCCCGGGCCAGAAATATCTGTCGCATGATGGGCAGAAGCGGATGCGGCTCATGTTTTGATAAAAAACATACTCGGGGACCTTCTCCCGCGCGTCGCTCTCGCAGGCATGCCTCAATTGGGTGTTGCATATGAGACACCTGTTGAACCATGCCGAGGGCGGGGGGGTCATATGGAGTTCCCTTGTCAGTGCAATCAATTGTTCACTTACGTGATTGCCATGTATGAACACGGCCCTCTTGCCTGACATTTCCGCACGCTTCCGATGTCGCGTCAGCAGCAGCCTCCCCTCCCTGATGAGGGCATCCATGACCCCCGGAGGGTAGGAAGCCTGATAATGGGTGTCATAACCCAGCACCCTAAGCCATTTAGCCAACCTGCCCAGCATGGAATCCGCCACGAATCTCATGTCGTCCACATTGTATCCTCCCGCTGAGAGGGCTTTGACAAAATCGGTTCAAGCATAACCCCGATTTTTGTCCTTTGTCAATGACGGGGAACAGAGCACCGGCAATAGAGATCGCACATTCACCCAAGGCGGCCTGACGGCCGCAACCAAAAAGGTATTGGTGAGAATCCGGAATGATCACGAAAGCCTGGTTTTTGCTGTTTGTCTTTGTTATGATCAGTTCAAGTTTGTTCGCTCCAGAAGTCTTCGGACAATCCGGCGGCGACATGATCAAGTCGTTGACAATACACCCCATCGGCAGGATTGTGAAGGAAGACGGCCGGACCTTCATTGTACTGGATAAGAAATACGAGCCCGGTTTGTTGGGAATGGACAGGCTCTCTTCTGTGACTGTGATATATTGGTTTGACCGCAATGACTTCCCGGCAAAACGATCCATCCTCCAGGTTCACCCCAGGGGCGATAAGAATAATCCGCTGACAGGGGTTTTTGCCACCCGTTCGCCGGTACGTCCCAACCTGATCGGGGTGAGCCGGTGCAAAATCATATCCGTCAAAAAAAACATCATCGAGGTCGAGGAGATCGATGCATTTTCCGGATCGCCGGTAATTGATCTGAAAAACTGATTCTGACGTTTAGTGCCAAAAAAAGTCATCGGCGTCGAAGTAAAGCGGCGGCCGGGAAGCACGGGGAATGCGGGACCCTCTTCATGTTTTAGATTTCCGTATTCACATGGCGGCGGTTGAATCTGCAATACAGGAAGCATCTGGATGGCATTGATGAACAACATTTCTTTTCGCCCGATGACGGAAAAGGATATTGGGAGTGCGGATGCATTACGCCGGCTCGTGGGCTGGAACCAGACACTCTCCGATTGGCGTCGGTTCCTGAAATTAAGCCCCAAGGGGTGTTTCGTGGCAACAAAAAACAGTGCCGTGTTGGGAACGGTGACCTCGATCACCTATGAACAGAGGCTTTCATGGATTGGAATGATGCTTGTTCACCCCGAGCACCGGAGGCAGGGCATCGGCAGGAAGTTGATGGGACAGGTGCTGGCGTACTTACAGGGATGCGGGGTGAGATGTATGAAACTCGATGCGACACCGCTGGGGTTTCCCCTTTATGAACAGCTCGGATTTGCCCCGGAGTGGACATTGACCCGCTGGCAAGGTTATGGGAGTATTCACACATTCCCTTCAGAGGGCAGTTCTAATGTTACGCGAAATCTGGCCGACGCTGACTGGCCAGCTGTACAGGAGATCGATAAAGGGGCGTTGGGTGTGTCCCGGGGGAGTCTTATTCAGAGCCTGGCACGGCACAGCCGAAGGGCGCTGGTATGGCCGTCGCAGGGAAGGGCCGCCGGGTGGGGCCTCCTCCGTACCGGGACGCATGCGGATTATCTTGGCCCGGTCGTCTGTGGTGAGGACGATGCCGCCCTGGCGTTGGTGCATGAACTCCTTGTCAGCGCTGAAAACCGTCTGGTATTCTGGGATGTCCCGGATCAAAACAGAGCGGCCGCATCCGCTGTCCGGCAATTGGGGTTTGCCCCGCTCCGATGCTTAACCCGAATGCGCCTGGGTCCGGCCATTACCAAAAGTGATCCGAAGGCCCAGTTTGCCATTGCAGATCCGTCCGCCGGATAACCCTGGAACGGGTGAAGCGGGTCGCATTTGCTGCAGTTCGGAGGAAACACGTATGGGATTGAAGGATTTTTTCAGACCGGGCCCAGAAAAATATGAGCAACGGGGAGACGACTGCGTCAGGGGCTCTGATTGGGGCATGGCCAAACTGGCCTATGAAGCGGCCCTGGACGCCCTCCTCAAAAAAGGGACCGCCGATGCTGCCGAATCCAAAGCGAGAATTCTTGAAAAGCTGCGTCGGTCCATGGAGGCCCTGGTGCGTGAGCATATGGAGAGCGCTGAAGAACTACTGGGATCCGGATATATCGATGAAGCCCGGGAATTGCTTGAACTGTCCCTGACCCTGACACAGGATACGGAATTACGGGCGGACATTAGAAACAGGCTGCATGGAGCGGAGCGCCCTTCGCCAACGGTCGTTCAGCAGGACATAAGCGCGTTGGAACCGTTATTGCCGGTGGATGAACAGGAGAGCGCGGGCAATAATGAGGGGGATACCTTTATGGCCCTCTTAGGCGCGTTGCCCGAAGAGGTGCGGTCCGCCTATATCTCCTACGGCCCGTCGTTCCAGGCGGGATATCTGGCACTCAACAGAGGGGATTTTGAATTTGCAGTGGATGCCCTGTCCACCGCCATGGAAGAGAAACCCTCCCCGGCTTCCTTCATCCCCCTCGAGTTGGCCACGGCCTTTTTGAACCTGCAGCGTCTTGATGAAGCAAGGGAATTACTGGAAACCTTTGTTGCGCATCATCCAGACGCCCTTCCCGGTTATCAGGTCCTCTGTGAGGTCTTCTGGGAGGCGGGGGCCTTTGACCGGGCCGAGGCCCTTCTTGAATCCTGCCCCGAGGAACTCCGAAATTCTTCGGCCTACGTTTTGCTCAGAGGGGAAAGCATGTCTCAGGCCGGCAGGCCTTCGGAGGCTGCGGCCTTTTATCAGGAGTTCATGCAGGCATACGGACGACATGAAGCTGTTTTAAGCGCCCTTGCCGGAACATACGAAATCCTCGGAGATCTTGAACAGGCGGGTGATGTCTATGCTGAAATCATGAACCAGTGCCAGAGCTGTCACACCCGTGTGGATCCCCTGGTCCGAAGAAAACTGGCAGATATTCGCTTTGAGTTAGGTGAGCGGAGCGCGACGGTCCTGGAATCCTACCTGTCTCTGGCCCAAGATGACCCTTCCAACCGCCCCTTTTACTTTGACCGGGTCAGCCACATTTATGCCTCTATCGGGAATGAAGCGGAGGCCCGTCGGTTTCATCAGTTTGCCCGCCAGGCAGGCGAAGAAAGAAATTAGTGCCGACGGGCGCCCCGGAACCGAATGGATTATAACACCAGCAGAAATCTTTTTTTGTCTCTGACCGGTGGCCTGTTGCTGGGCCTTCCCTGGTCTATTTCGCCCCTGTTCTTTCTCGTTTTCATTGCCTGGACGCCCCTCTTTCTTCTTGAGGAGGAAATCCGGGATCACCCAAACCCCTACACCCTGTTCAATTATGCCTTTGTCGGTTTCCTCTTGTGGAATATTCTGGGATCATGGTGGATCATTCAAGCCCAGTGGTTGGGCGCCATTTTCATCATGCTGGCCAATGCACTCTTGCAGGCCCTGGTCTTCTGGTCCATAAGCCGCGTTCGCGTCAGCCTGAATATCCCCCTGATATTTCCCTTCACGATCATCTGGATGGGATATGAGTATTTTCATGAATCCTGGGACCTGGCCTGGCCCTGGCTGAATCTGGGCAATGCCCTGGTCACGGCGCCTAAACTCCTTCAGTGGGTTGAGTTTACCGGCCTTCGGGGGGGCACGCTCTGGATTATCCTGATCAATTTTGCGATCTTCAAATGGGTCTTGACCTATCGGAAAAGAAATTGGGGATCCATTGTCTTCCTCGGCGTCGCAACCGTTCTGCTGATGCTTGTCCCTGTACTGGTCTCTTATCATCTGTTTAATAATTTCAAGGAGGCGGGAGAAACCGTTACCGTGGCCCTGATTCAGCCCAATGTGGATCCATACACGGAAAAATTTGTGCCGGAGAGGTATGGCCAACATCTGAATGAATTCTTTAAGACAGCGGACGCCATCTGCGACGGGGAGACCGACTACCTCTTGGGCCCCGAGACCCTTGTGGTGCAGCATATTGACGAGGGAAACCCCTTCAAGTCGCCTTACTATCGTCAGTTGTTGGATTTTCAGGCAACATACCCAAAGCTTACTTGTCTGATCGGGGTCCACAGCTATCAGAAAGTCGAGGAGGATATCCCTCCCTGGAGCCGTTTCAACCGGGAAGAAGGCTTCTTTTATGAGGCCTTCAATACCGCCCTTTTTCTCTCCCCCGAATCCGCGCCCCAATTCTATCACAAAAGCAAGCTGGTCCCCCTGTTCGAACGCGTGCCGTTTGTGCAGTATCTCGGCTTTCTTGGAAAATATTCCCTGGAACTCGGCGGATATAACGGCACCTACAGCATTCGTCAGGGGAGCCGTGTATTCATGTCCCCCGACGGGTCCATCGGCATTCTGCCCATTGTCTGTTTTGAGTCGGCCTTTGGCGCCCACTGTGCACGGGACCTGCCGGAAGAAAAGGGCTTTATCTGTATGATTACCAACGATGGATGGTGGAAGCACACCCCCGGTTATCGTTACCACTTCAATTTCAGCCCCATTCGGGCCATCGAATGCCGCCGGGATCTGGTTCGGGTCGCCAACACCGGGATCTCAGCACTCATCGATGCAAGAGGCGTGGTGATGGCCCGCACGCCCTGGTGGAAAAAGACCACGCTCAAAGGCCGGATCCATCTTCGAGAGGGACGGACTTTTTTTGCCCGCCATGGGGACTATCTGGGGCGTATCTCCATTTTCTTGGGAATCTTTCTCATTATATGGGGTGAAACTGCAAACCTCGTCCGGAAAAGGCGGAGACGGATTGAGGGATTGGGGAATTGAGGAATTAGAGTCTTTGTCTGTAACTTCTCTGCAACCTGCGAAGAAGTTTGCCCGTGGGGGTCTCTGCTCAAGAGCTGCAAAAACCGAATACAGCTCTTGGGGACGGCAGCAGGGCTTTACAATACAGTCTGTTCCAGCCCCAAGTACAGCCTTTCGTGGGACGGTATGTCCTTGCTGCCTTTCCGTAAACATTATTCGGAGCCCGGGGGCGGCCGCCGAACGATACGACCGCATTTTATTGCAGCTCTTGAGCAGAGACCCCCACGGGCGTCCTCTGGGACTTGGGTGAAACCTGTTTGGTTGCGGCCGTCAGACCGCCTTAGGGAATTGAGGAATTAGGGAATTTAGGGATTGAGGGAATTAGGAATAAATCCCCGGCCGAGACCTTTTTTGGTTCCGGCCTGTCCGGATCGGGGAGTATCAGATGATGTATTATAAGACCGTTCATGATTCGTCCATAGGGAAAACCGTAATGCGCTGGCTGGCCCTGATCATCTTTCGATTTATGGGCTGGAAACCGGGGGGGGAAAGACCGCATATCTCCAGATATGTCATCATTGCGGCGCCGCACACCTCCAACTGGGATTTTCTTTACACCCTCTGTCTGGCCTTCATCCTTGAAATCAAGCCCTTCATCATGATGAAGGCCGCCTGGTTTCAGTGGCCGGTGGGTCCTTTTCTCAGATGGTTGGGGGCCATTCCCGTGGATCGCTCCAAATCCACCGATGTTGTGGCCCGGTCCATCCAGGCCTTTCGTGAATACCCGCAAATGGTTCTGGTGGTGCCTCCTGCCGGAACCCGCAGAAAAGTCATGTACTGGAAAACCGGCTTTTACCATATCGCCAGGGGGGCGAATGTCCCCATCGTACTGGGATACCTGGATTACCGACGCAAGGTGGGAGGCATCGGCCCGGTGGTCCACCCCACCGGAAATATGGAAGCGGATATGAAAGTCATTCGGGACTTTTACGCAGACATCGCAGGCAAATACCCCCGGAAATCGCGCGGCTTTGCAACGGCGGAATGGAAAATGCCCCTGTGAGGGGAAAGTGGCGGCTATGGCGAAAAATGCGGTGTCAAAAAAGCTGGAACAGCTGAGAGGATATGGGGAGGAAGACGACAGATGAGAAGCGACCCTATTGGTCTAGAAGCGGCCGGAACAGTCATATTCACACCGGGCCATTTTTCTCCCCAATTCGGCCAAGAAGCCGTCTTTTTGCATTGACAACACTGCACCATTAATGGCTTTCAGCAGGCTCTTGTCTTCTTTACGGACTGCTATGGCCACGACCTCGCGACGTAACGGCGGCCCCAGAAATTGAATTTTAAACTTTCCAAATTCGACGGCATGAATCCCTACAATCTGGTCAATGATAACGGCGTGCAGATTTCCTTTTTGGAGTTCCAATAATCCTTGGGTCCAGGGATCGAAAAAACGGATGTCGGCAAATCCTAACTCCCTGGCATCGTTCTCATAGTTTGATCCCGCACCGATGCCTACGGTCTTGCCTTTCAAATCGTCCAGATCCTGCATCCCGGACCCTTCCCGAACCACCACTCGGACTTCGGAGTGGTAATACGGAATGGAGAAAGACACGAGCTTCAGCCTCTCCTCGCTGATGGCCATACTCCCCAGGATGATGTCGTACTCCCCTGCCAGGAGCCCCTGTATAATGCCGCTCCATTTCTTGATGACGATTTTGGGCTTAACCCCGAGCCTTCCGGCCAATTCCAGGACCACATCCACATCAAACCCCTCCAGTTCACCGCTCTCGATGAGGTAGTTGAAAGGCGGATAGTCCGCACTCATGGCCGCACTGATTTCCCCGGCATCCCTGATGCGGGCCAAGGTACTCTCCTGCTCACGGGAACAGCCCGGATAGACGGAAATCATCAGCGATAAGAGCATGAGAACCAGAAGGTCGCCCCTGCGGATGCTCATATATGCAGAAACTCCTGAGCCATGTTGTGGATGCTTTCAGAAGGGTTTCCATGCAGCATAAAAGGAAACCTAGCCATGGAGAGGTCTCTTCATTACATGGTTTTTCATGATAAAGCGTTCTAAGACCTCATAGGGTTGTCCCCCTACCAGCCTGTTGCTGCTCATCATGAAGGTGGGGACGGCGATGATATTCATTTTACGGGATCTTGCCCAGTCCGAATCCACCGCGTCTTTGAAAATCCTTTTTTCCAGGACCTCTTTCGCTTCCTGGCCTGAAAGACCGGCCTTGACAGCCAGGTTGATCAGGTTCGGAATGCGGGCAATATTGGTCCCGTCAGCAAAATAGGCGTGAAAGGCGGCCTTGTGAAATAGCTCCCCCTTATCCCTTGATTCCGCCCATTTCCCCAGTTCCTGTGCCAGACGGCTGTCGTATGTTTTTTCCCTCCGGCCGAAAGGGAGTCCTTCTTCACCGGCCACACGCCTGAGCCTGTCCATTGTCTCATGGACATTAATCCCACGACCTTCAAAGAGCTTTTCCAAGGTCAGGCCTTCCAGAGGGGTATCCGGATGAAGCGGGAAAGCAGTCCACTGAATGTCAAATACGTAATGTTCTCTCAGTCGATCAACACGCCCCGTGATGAAGTAGCACCAGGGTCAGATATAGTCGGAAAAGATCTCCAGTACAGGTGTTTCAGCCATTGTATGGTTCTCATATCTTCCGTAGACGAAAGTCGTTTAGGTCCTTGCCGAAAAAGCAATGGTCTATAAGTAAAAAAATCTTTGTATTTTCGTGTGCGTCCCGCCTATATCCAGGCGGGACTGGTTGCGGCCCATAGGCCGCCTTGGGAGGAGTATAGGCGAATGTATCTTTGAAGGTCAAGTCAGTGCGGCAGATTAAAGGAAAAAGGAGAGAGGGACCTTGCTTTACAAATTCCATAAGATATGCTTAGATGAGCTGGCTCCGGCAAGCCCGGGGCAGCCATGCTGATGGGAAACGGGTCGGATATGGGGGTCGGAGGCGACCTCATGGAATACGGCCTCCACGCAGGCGTGCCTTTTGTATTGCAGGTGTCTGGTGAATCAGGCGTTTGATCATAAAAGACATGGGAAACCATGAAGTTTAGGTGAATCGATGGCCATCTCCTTTAAAAAGATCAAAGATCACATACGGTTGAGGCATCCCTTTAAAAACTTTTCAATGGATGAGATTCCCTTTGAAATCCGGTATGACCCTCTCACCGGACAGTCAAGCAGGATTTTTGACTTGCCGTATCGACCCATAGAAAGACCTGATTTTAAGAAACTCATCACAAAATCCAAGGAGATGGATTGTCCATTTTGTCCGGAGTCCTTAGAAAGAATGACCCCTCTTTTCCCGGAAGAACTGGTCAAAAGAGGCAGGATTCATGTGGGTGAGGCAGCTGTATTCCCGAATTTTCTCCCCCTCGACCGGTACGCCGGGGTCTGCATATTCGGGCGTGACCATTTTATCGGTCCGGGAGATTTTACCCCCGAAATCATCAGGGACGGATTTACGGCCGCCCGGACTTTTATAGAGATTATTGCCCTGCATGATCCCGGTGTTCGCTTTTTTAACATCAACTGGAACTACATGCCGCCTTCCGGCTCCAGCATCGTCCATCCCCATATCCAGATCAACTGCGGGGAAATCCCCACATATCAGCCGCGTCTTCAGATGGAATGCAGCCATGACTATTTCCTGAAAAACGGAAGGACGTTCTGGGAAGAGTATATGAATGCGGAAAAAGAATCTGATGAAAGGGTCCTTACGGAAACCGGGTCCACCTTCTGGACCCTGGGCTTTGCCCCCCAGGGCGCCCTTCCCGATGTGTGGTGCATCTTTCCGGAGTGTCGCTCCCTTGTTGAATGGAAAGATGACGAACGAGATGCCTTTCTCACGGGTCTCACCGCAGCGTTAAGGTATTTCGATCAGGAGGGCCTTTACAGCTTTAATGTATCCATATTTTCAGGACGGGAAAACGATCATTATCGCGTGAATGCCAGGATCACGCCCCGTCTCTTCCTAAGAGAGATCGGCAATAGCGACCAGAGCTATTATCAGGTGCTTCATCGGGAACCCACCTCTCTCCGGCCGCCGGAAGCTGTTCGAGAAAAGGTGCTGGCATTCTTCAAGGAAGCCTTTTCCCAATCTTAACCATCCACCAGAAAATCAAGAAGGGACCAGTCATGTTTTTTGAGCTCCGTCAGTATCGCATCAAGGAGGGGAAGCGGGATCGCTGGGTCAAATTGATGGAAGAGCAGATCATCCCATTCCAGGTGTCAAAGGGGATGGTCTTCGTGGGCAGCTTTGTCTCCCTGGATGAGCCGGACCTCTATATCTGGATACGCCGTTTTGAGAGCGAGAAAGAGGCGGAGCGGCTCTACAGAGAGGTATATGAGAGTGAGTTTTGGAAGACGAAGGTTAAACCCCTTGCCGATGAGATGCTCGATCGGGAAAGGATGCGGATTACGCGGATGGCCGCCACGGAAAAGTCTGTCATCCGATGAACAGGGTCCCCTGATCCTCCTGACCTTGCCCAAACTTCTGAACATATGGAAAAGATCTCCGTTCCAGACTCAACATCCGATGTCCTTATTATTAACTGTCTCGAAATAATACCGACATCTTCCTCATGCCGGACTCGATCCCCGCAAGTACGGGAACTGGATTTCCCGCACTTGCGGGGATCGAGTCCGGGACAAGCTTCGCCGGAATGACGGGCTGGAATTTATGCATTCAATAAAATCAATACATTACGAGAACTTTGGACTGTGGAGATCCTAAAGCGGATACCCGCAACCAAAACGCCTGTGTGCTGTCCCGTCATTCCGGCATGCCCTTAGCCGGAATCCACTCCGCCGTATTTCTGGATTCCGGCCAGAAACGTGCCGGAATGACGGAAGGCTAAGCGCGCAGTGGAAGGATGGCCATATTTTCTTGTTTTTTGTGACAGAAAACTGGGCGATAAGGCCTATAATATAACGAGAATTAATGACAGAACACTGCCGATGTCAATCGGAGTTCACCCCGGTCCGACCTGGGCGACCTCTCTTACGCATCTATCCCTTGCCTTCTGCCCAATGATAGCGTAAAATTCTTACTTTATTTGTCTTCCGTTAACCCGATGCAATCTATCCAGGCAGCAGATGTCATTCAAGAAAAAACCGGTTCAAGCAGCCTTTTTGTCTTTTCTCATTATGGCTATGGCCATTGTCTGCCTGCGGCCTGCACAGGTGGCCCTGGCAAACCCCTCTGTTTTTCGGCAGAGCATCATCGATTTCAATCTCAAGGCTTATCAAGAGAGCCTGTCTGACGGTTCCTACAAGGGCGCGGAAGGCATCCTCCTTGTCAGACCGGAGGTGGCCTCCTCTTTGGGCCTCAAGGCAGTGATCAATCAGGACTATCTCGCGGCCAGCGCCCTGGACGCTGAGGCGGAACGTCTCTTCAGCCAGGCTGTTTCTTCTTTGACATGTCAGGACAAAGAGTCTTTTGCCGGTGAACACGCCAAACGGGCAGGCGAATCGGCCCTGGCCAGCAGGGAAGCCCTTGATTCCGCGCGAAAGCTTTTTGCAGTTTACCGGTCTAAACTGACGCCCGAGACGGATGAGCGGTTGAATGACGTTGCCTGTTTAAGCCTCATGGACACCCTGTTGGAGGAGGGCCTGAAAAAGGCCTGTTTCAATCTGAGGGATGGGTTGGGAATCTTTTATAATCGATGTCAGGGATTGCCTGAAAATACCCCTTCCTTAACCCCTGCGAATGTGAGATTCGTCAATCATGTGTTTTCCGAGTTCCAGCAGAAGGGATCCGAGACAGATAAACAGCGCTTCGACCTTGGAACGCAGGGAAGGGACAGGGGAACGAATCCTGGGGTTTCATTGAAAACCGTTGTTAATCGGGAGGCCCCCGGCCTTGGGGCACGCATCCAATCGTGTCCCGACAGTCAGAAAACAAGTGGATATCCGGTGGATCCTCTCCTCTTCCTCGCCCTCATGAAGAGAGAATCCAATTTTGATCCCCTTGCGATTTCTTATGTGGGGGCCGCCGGTCTGACCCAGATTATGCCCAAGACCGGGATGGGCCTGGGGATGAAACAGATCTATCTGCCGTCCTATTTTGAAGAGGCCATGTCTCTCTTGCAACGTGAGCGGTCTCTTCGTCAGAAGGCCATCTCTATTATTTTGAAAATCACACCGGCGGATATGGCAACCCAGGCCGGGCTCGCCAGGGAGTTCATGCAGGACTCCTTGAAGTGCGGTGAGAACCGATCGCGTCTGTTTGCCCGTTATCGGAAGGATTTGTTGGAAAAAGATAAAGATGATCGTCTGGATCCATGCAAGGCCATGGCCTACGGATACGAATATTTCTCAGATCTCATGAAACTGCAGAAAGGGGATATCAGTCTGGCCCTGGCCTCTTATAATGCCGGACCGCACCGGGTAAAGCAGTATAACGGTCTGCCTCCCTTTGCCGAGACCGTGACTTTCCGGAACACGGTTTTGAAATATTATCGGGAATACCTGGAGAGGCTGAAACAATCAAATTGATGATGGGATGTGAGATGCGGATGAAGAATCCGGAATCGCATATCGCACATCGCAAGTCGCAAAAGAGGAGATGACGCATGACCACAGACGTCTTGACGCAGAGCGATCTCGGGGATATCCGGCTCGTCAAGCGGGGAAAAGTAAGAGATGTTTATGAGGTTGAGGATAAGCTGTTGATTGTTGCGAGCGATCGGATGTCGGCCTTTGACGTGGTGATGGATGATCCGATTCCAGACAAGGGAAGGATTTTGACGGCCATCTCGCTCTTCTGGTTCCAAAAACTATCTTCTGTGATCGAAAATCATCTGATCAGCAGCGATCCATCGGAGTATCCTGAGGTATGCCGTATGTACGCTTCCCAGTTGGAAGGCCGCAGTATGCTTGTCCACAAAACGAGACCCCTGCCGGTTGAATGCATCGTCAGAGGATATCTCTCGGGTTCGGGCTGGCAGGAATATCTTCAGGCAGGCGGTGTCTGCGGCATTTCGCTTCCAAAATACCTGCGCGAATCAGACAAGCTGCCGAGCCCCATCTTCACCCCTTCCACCAAGGCCGAAGATGGGATGCACGATGAAAACATCACTTGTGAGAGAGCCGCGGAGATCCTGGGAGAAGAGACCGCGAAGGAGGTCGAGCACATCAGTCTCCGTATCTATGAACTGGGGAGAGATCTTGCCGCTGAAAAAGGGATTATTGTGGCGGACACGAAATTTGAATTCGGTATAAAGGACGGTCGCCTGATCCTGATCGACGAGGTCCTGACCCCTGATTCATCCAGGTTCTGGCCCA
Proteins encoded in this window:
- a CDS encoding SAM-dependent methyltransferase; this translates as MITKAWFLLFVFVMISSSLFAPEVFGQSGGDMIKSLTIHPIGRIVKEDGRTFIVLDKKYEPGLLGMDRLSSVTVIYWFDRNDFPAKRSILQVHPRGDKNNPLTGVFATRSPVRPNLIGVSRCKIISVKKNIIEVEEIDAFSGSPVIDLKN
- a CDS encoding GNAT family N-acetyltransferase, coding for MNNISFRPMTEKDIGSADALRRLVGWNQTLSDWRRFLKLSPKGCFVATKNSAVLGTVTSITYEQRLSWIGMMLVHPEHRRQGIGRKLMGQVLAYLQGCGVRCMKLDATPLGFPLYEQLGFAPEWTLTRWQGYGSIHTFPSEGSSNVTRNLADADWPAVQEIDKGALGVSRGSLIQSLARHSRRALVWPSQGRAAGWGLLRTGTHADYLGPVVCGEDDAALALVHELLVSAENRLVFWDVPDQNRAAASAVRQLGFAPLRCLTRMRLGPAITKSDPKAQFAIADPSAG
- the lnt gene encoding apolipoprotein N-acyltransferase, with protein sequence MDYNTSRNLFLSLTGGLLLGLPWSISPLFFLVFIAWTPLFLLEEEIRDHPNPYTLFNYAFVGFLLWNILGSWWIIQAQWLGAIFIMLANALLQALVFWSISRVRVSLNIPLIFPFTIIWMGYEYFHESWDLAWPWLNLGNALVTAPKLLQWVEFTGLRGGTLWIILINFAIFKWVLTYRKRNWGSIVFLGVATVLLMLVPVLVSYHLFNNFKEAGETVTVALIQPNVDPYTEKFVPERYGQHLNEFFKTADAICDGETDYLLGPETLVVQHIDEGNPFKSPYYRQLLDFQATYPKLTCLIGVHSYQKVEEDIPPWSRFNREEGFFYEAFNTALFLSPESAPQFYHKSKLVPLFERVPFVQYLGFLGKYSLELGGYNGTYSIRQGSRVFMSPDGSIGILPIVCFESAFGAHCARDLPEEKGFICMITNDGWWKHTPGYRYHFNFSPIRAIECRRDLVRVANTGISALIDARGVVMARTPWWKKTTLKGRIHLREGRTFFARHGDYLGRISIFLGIFLIIWGETANLVRKRRRRIEGLGN
- a CDS encoding lysophospholipid acyltransferase family protein, with the translated sequence MMYYKTVHDSSIGKTVMRWLALIIFRFMGWKPGGERPHISRYVIIAAPHTSNWDFLYTLCLAFILEIKPFIMMKAAWFQWPVGPFLRWLGAIPVDRSKSTDVVARSIQAFREYPQMVLVVPPAGTRRKVMYWKTGFYHIARGANVPIVLGYLDYRRKVGGIGPVVHPTGNMEADMKVIRDFYADIAGKYPRKSRGFATAEWKMPL
- a CDS encoding transporter substrate-binding domain-containing protein — encoded protein: MSIRRGDLLVLMLLSLMISVYPGCSREQESTLARIRDAGEISAAMSADYPPFNYLIESGELEGFDVDVVLELAGRLGVKPKIVIKKWSGIIQGLLAGEYDIILGSMAISEERLKLVSFSIPYYHSEVRVVVREGSGMQDLDDLKGKTVGIGAGSNYENDARELGFADIRFFDPWTQGLLELQKGNLHAVIIDQIVGIHAVEFGKFKIQFLGPPLRREVVAIAVRKEDKSLLKAINGAVLSMQKDGFLAELGRKMARCEYDCSGRF
- a CDS encoding DsbA family protein — translated: MTGRVDRLREHYVFDIQWTAFPLHPDTPLEGLTLEKLFEGRGINVHETMDRLRRVAGEEGLPFGRREKTYDSRLAQELGKWAESRDKGELFHKAAFHAYFADGTNIARIPNLINLAVKAGLSGQEAKEVLEKRIFKDAVDSDWARSRKMNIIAVPTFMMSSNRLVGGQPYEVLERFIMKNHVMKRPLHG
- a CDS encoding NIPSNAP family protein produces the protein MFFELRQYRIKEGKRDRWVKLMEEQIIPFQVSKGMVFVGSFVSLDEPDLYIWIRRFESEKEAERLYREVYESEFWKTKVKPLADEMLDRERMRITRMAATEKSVIR
- a CDS encoding transglycosylase SLT domain-containing protein; translation: MSFKKKPVQAAFLSFLIMAMAIVCLRPAQVALANPSVFRQSIIDFNLKAYQESLSDGSYKGAEGILLVRPEVASSLGLKAVINQDYLAASALDAEAERLFSQAVSSLTCQDKESFAGEHAKRAGESALASREALDSARKLFAVYRSKLTPETDERLNDVACLSLMDTLLEEGLKKACFNLRDGLGIFYNRCQGLPENTPSLTPANVRFVNHVFSEFQQKGSETDKQRFDLGTQGRDRGTNPGVSLKTVVNREAPGLGARIQSCPDSQKTSGYPVDPLLFLALMKRESNFDPLAISYVGAAGLTQIMPKTGMGLGMKQIYLPSYFEEAMSLLQRERSLRQKAISIILKITPADMATQAGLAREFMQDSLKCGENRSRLFARYRKDLLEKDKDDRLDPCKAMAYGYEYFSDLMKLQKGDISLALASYNAGPHRVKQYNGLPPFAETVTFRNTVLKYYREYLERLKQSN
- a CDS encoding phosphoribosylaminoimidazolesuccinocarboxamide synthase, with product MTTDVLTQSDLGDIRLVKRGKVRDVYEVEDKLLIVASDRMSAFDVVMDDPIPDKGRILTAISLFWFQKLSSVIENHLISSDPSEYPEVCRMYASQLEGRSMLVHKTRPLPVECIVRGYLSGSGWQEYLQAGGVCGISLPKYLRESDKLPSPIFTPSTKAEDGMHDENITCERAAEILGEETAKEVEHISLRIYELGRDLAAEKGIIVADTKFEFGIKDGRLILIDEVLTPDSSRFWPMADYRPGGPQKSFDKQFLRDYLIGINWPKKPPPPRLPADVIEKTRAKYLDALIRLTGKGL